The Pseudomonas entomophila genome segment AAAGAACTCGTCGTTGTGATTGAGCGCAGGAGGTAGCGCTGGGTGTTGTTCTTCAGGCAGGCCATCGAACTTCAGGCGCTTCTGGTAGAGGTAATAACCATCCTTGATCTGGAAGTGCAGGCGCATCTGGCCGTCAGGCAGGCGGTCGTGGGTCAGCACGAAGGCCTGGTCGACCGGCAGGAAGTCCGGTTTGACAGCAAAGGGGTTGGCCTGGAGCGGGCCGGCGAGCAGGAATGTCAGGAACAACAGGAGTACACGCATGTCGACGCCTTGGCAGAGCTTTGAAGGGGATCATGCTGGGCGCGGTTCATTAACCCAAGGTTAACCCAGTCCTAAGAAAGGAATTACAACGCAGGAAAAGTCGCGCTTGATCCTGTCTTGAAGCAGGCGTACCGTTCCTCACATGTGAGAAAAGGATACCCTCGATGGCAGGCAAGAAAAGCTCCACCGACTACATGCGCGACATGCGTGCCCGGCTCAAGGCCGCCGGCTACGTCAAGCGCGAGTTGTGGATCCTGCCCGAGCACGCCGCCGCCCTGCGCGGTATCGAGAAGGCATTACGCCAGCCCCATGGGGGCCAACAGGTCAGAACGGAGGATTTCATGACCGAGCACAAACACTGGACGATCGAATCGCTGCACAGCGCCCTGCAGGCGCTGGACGAAGTGCGCGAAGGGTCGATCGGCCTGTCCCTGCCACAAGGCGCCGAGCCCAGCCTGAAGCTGGAAATGCGCGATCTGGACGGCCTGCCGATCTATATCGCCGTGGCCGGCGAGCAAATCCTGGTCGACACGCTGCTGGTGGCGGCGAGCCAGGTCAAGGACCATGCCGCGTTCAACGACGCTGTGCTGCGCACCCGCGACGTGTTCCCGCTGTCGTCAATCGGCCTGCACACGCTGCCTTCGGGCGAATCGGTGTACACCATGTTCGGCGCCCTGAGCGCCGCCTCGTCGCTGGACAACATCGTCCAGGAAATCCATACCCTGGCGGAAAACGTCATCAACGCCGCCGACGATTTCGGCGTCTACTTCGCCCACTGATATTCCGGAGATTCCCCATGAGCCTGTTGAAAAAGATCGTCACCGCCCTGCGTGGCGGCGCTTCGGAAGTCGGTGAGGCGATCGTCGACTCCCAGGCCCTGCGCATCCTCGACCAGGAGATCCGCGACGCCGACAACAACCTGATCGACGCGCGCAACCAGTTGGTCAAGATCATGGCCAAGCACAAGACCGCGCAGCAGCGCATCGAAGAGTTCAACAAGACCATCGGCGACTGGGAACAGAAAGCCATCGCCGCCCTGGACAAGGGCGAGGAAGGCCTGGCCCATGAATGCGCCGCGCGTATCGCCGACCTGTCCAACCAACGCGATTCCGAACAAGCGCTGGCCGACCAGTTCGGCGCTTCGGTGAAGACCCTGACCGACACGGTCAACAAGACTGAAAGCCAGATCAAGGGCCTCAAGCAGCAGGTGGACCTGATCAAGGCCCGCGAAAGCGTGCAACGCGCCCAGGTCAGCGCGGCCTCGGCCACTGGTGGCGCCAATGGCAGCCTGGAAACGGCGGTGGGTTCGCTGGACCGCATCAAGAAGCGCCAGAGCGAGCGCGCCGCCGAGCTGGAAGCGGCGGCGGAGCTGGCGGGCAAGGCGGATGGCAGTGATCTGGAGGCGCGCCTGAAGGCGGCTGGCATCGGTGGCAGCAACAGTGGCGCCGATGATGTATTGGCGCGTTTGAAGGCCAAGGCGGCGAAGCCGGAGTGATCAAGGGTGCGTGAGGCCAGTAGGAGCGGCTTTAGCCGCGATCACCCGCCAAGCGGGTGCCGGACACCGCGTTGTCTGCATCGCGGCTAAAGCCGCTCCTACCGTGCACGTTATTCCCTGCATGTCAGCAGGCGCGCACCATTGGCGCGGCCAATGAAAACCAGTATCGTGTCGCCCCCGCCAAAGGACTGCCGCGACCCCAAGGGATTCTCAATGTCGCCCTCATCACACAGGCCCTGCCTGTTCGCGTCACCTCTGGCCTGCGTCCACGCTCCGTCACAACCTCACCAAGGAGACACCCCGTGGGTTGGTTGAAACGCTTCATGGGCTTCGAGGCGCCCAAGCCCGCAGCCACTAGCGCCAAAGCCTCCGGCAACCTGCCGTTCGGCCTGGCCAGCGGCCGCCTGCTCAAGCTCGACAGCTCGCTCAAGCTGCTGCTCGACGGCCACAGCGAACTGCAAGTTCCCGACCAGGAAGTGGTCTGGGCCGTCGGCGAGGTTGACCTCGGCCAGTCGATGCGCCTGGCGCGCTTCTACATGGAGGACGAGGACTACTGGCTGCAGGTGGTGATGAATGGCGCGTCGGCCGACGATGTGCGCGACATCATCCTGTTCGGCTACTACAGCGCGGTGCCCATCAATAGCGACGCCGAACTCAAGCGCCTGGTCGGCCCGGACTCGAGCATCGGCCTGCCGTACTACGAGCACGAAGGCTACGAATTCGTCCGCCAGTGGGGCAGCGAGGAAGGGCAGACCGAGCTGACGCCGATCAGCGAGTGGGTGACCAACCCTGAAACCAGTTACCGCATCCAGCACCAGTCCATGCTGTATGCCCGCGAGACCGGCCTGACCGATCGCCGCGAATTCCTCCTGCTGTCAGTGGAGGAAGACGAAGAAGGGAATGTCAGCCTCACTACCTCGGTGGGCGTCACCCTGCAATCAACGGACTTTCACGTCATCTGACAAGGATCTACCATGCTCGAAGCACTTCGCATGTCGCTCAACGCCGAGGCGGTGATCGGCTTCATTCTCTATATCAGCGTGGCGCTGGTGCTGTTCTGGGTGTTCCAGTTCATCTACACCCATCTCACCCCACACCGCGAGTTCGCCCTGATCCGCGACAACAACAGCGCCGCGGCCATCGCCCTGGGCGGCGCGCTGATCGGCTTCTCGCTGCCGGCCAGCAACATCATCGCCTACAGCGTCAGCCTGCTCGATTTCGTGGTCTGGGTAGTGATTGCTGCTGCGGTCCAGCTGTTGGCCTTCGGCATCACCAGCCTGGTGCTCAAGGGCCTGGCCGGTCGCATCGCCAAGGGCGAAATGGCCGCTGCGATCTACGCCGCCGCCGTGGCGATCAGCGTGGGCTTCCTCAACTCGGCCTGCATGACCCCCTCGGTCTGACTCGTTCGCGCGCAAGGAGCCCTTCATGAGACGCAGTTCCGTCAAGCTGGTATTGGCCAGCTCCCTGCCACTGGCGCTGACCGCGTGCAGCGCGCCGGAGGAGACCTACACGGTCAGCAAGCGCACCAACTACACCACCGTGCAGGCGTGTGTCGACGACAAAGTGCCGGTGGACGTGTGTTCCGACGCCTACATGCAGGCGCTGGCCGACCACCGCCGCATCGCCCCCACCTACGGCGACAAGGCCGCCTGCGAGGCCGACTTCGTACCGGACTATTGCCAGGTGACCAGCGATGGCCGCTACATGCCACGCCTGGGCGGTTTCGAGCTGGCGGTGTCGGGCGAAGTCAGTCAGTCCCAGGTCGACGCGGCCCGCGCCCAGATCCAGAACAGCGGCCAGGGCGGCAGCGGTGGCAGCAATGTCAACGGCCTGCTCACCGGCCTGCTGCTCGGCCAGGTGCTCAGCGGCGGCAATCGCCAGTACTATTCGCAACCGGTCTACCAGTACCGTGACAGCCGTGGCGACTACCGCAACTCGACGTTGGGGCAGCAGGTCGACCAGGGCAAGCGTTTCGAGCGCTCCGACCAGGCCCAGAGCAGTGGCACCGGCAGCTACACCTACTCAGGCGGCTCCTCCAGCCGCAGCTACACCTCCAAGTCCTCCACCCGCTCCAGCGTCTCATCGTCGACTTCCCGTGGCGGCTTCGGCAGCCAGGCTACCGCGCGCAGCGGTTGGGGCGGCAAGAGCAGCGGCGGCTTCAGCTTCGGCGGTTGAGCATGCGCAGGATCAGCATCGAAGAACGCCCGGACTGGCGCGCCACCGCCGAGCGTGAGGGTTTCACCTTCCACACCATCGACGGCGAGCGCTACTGGGACGAGCGCGGCTATTACCAGTTCAGCGAAGCCCAGGTCAGTCGTGACCTGGAGGCGCCGACCCAGGCGTTGCACGCCATGTGCCTGGACGCCGTCGAGCGCATCGTCGACAGCGAGGCGCTGATGACCCGCCTGGCCATCCCGCCGGCGTTCTTCGACCTGGTGCGCCGTTCGTGGAAGGAGCGGCAACGCCACCTGTACGGGCGCTTTGACTTCAGTTACGACGGCAGCGGCCCGGCCAAGCTGATCGAGGCCAACTACGACACGCCGACCTCGCTCTACGAGGCGGCGGCATTCCAGTTGATCTGGCTGGAGGAGCAGATCCAGCGCGGCGTGCTGGCGCCGCACACCAGTCAGTTCAACACCTTGGCCGAGGACCTGGTGAAGGCCTTCGCCGCGTTCGAGCGCGAGGGTACGTTCTACTTCTCTGCCATCGGAGGCTCGGCGGAGGACCGTGGCACCACCGACTTCCTGCGCAAGATGGCCGAGCACGTGGGGATCGCCACCCGGCACATCGATCTGGAGGATATCGGCCTGGACGGTGCGGGGCGCTTCGTCGACCTGGAAGGCCGGCCGATCCCCCGGCTGTTCAAGCTGCATGCCTGGGAGCACATCTTCCACGAGGACTTCGGCCGCGCCATCGCTGGGTGCGACACCCAGTTTATCGAGCCGGCCTGGAAGTCGCTGATCTCCAACAAGGGTATCCTGCCGCTGTTGTGGGAGTGGCACGAGGGGCATCCCAACCTGTTGCCAGCGTACCTCGACCAGGACCCGCGCAGCCCGGTACCCAAGGGCTGGGTGCGCAAGCCGTACTTCTCCCGCGAGGGGGCCAACGTCGACATTCGCACGCCTGACGACCAGCGGGTGTTCGAGGATGGTCCCTATGACGATGCGCCCTACATCCTGCAGGCATTCGCGCCGCTGCCAAAGTTCGGTGACAGCTACACGCTGATCGGTTCGTGGGTGATTGGTGACCTGGCCTCGGGCATCGGCATTCGCGAGGACGATTCGCTGATCACCAAGGACAGCTCGCGCTTCCTGCCCCATGTGGTGCTGGACTGAGGGCGTGACAGACGTCGACGACTCCGATGATTGCATCTGGCTATCCAAGGCTGCGGCCAAGCAGGTCAAGGCGCCCGACGAGGCGTTCTGATCTGGGCGACAGTTTTGCAGGGTGTTCGGGATTCACACCTGCCGTTGTAGGAGCGGCTTCAGCCGCGATCAGAGGCGCCATGCGTTGCCTGCATCGCGGCTAAAGCCCCTCCTGCAGGTGCCGCGCAAGCCCGTTCCCACACCGGTTTCCTGATACCCGCGCCAGCCCGGCCATGG includes the following:
- a CDS encoding DUF2491 family protein; the encoded protein is MGWLKRFMGFEAPKPAATSAKASGNLPFGLASGRLLKLDSSLKLLLDGHSELQVPDQEVVWAVGEVDLGQSMRLARFYMEDEDYWLQVVMNGASADDVRDIILFGYYSAVPINSDAELKRLVGPDSSIGLPYYEHEGYEFVRQWGSEEGQTELTPISEWVTNPETSYRIQHQSMLYARETGLTDRREFLLLSVEEDEEGNVSLTTSVGVTLQSTDFHVI
- a CDS encoding YjfI family protein, with amino-acid sequence MAGKKSSTDYMRDMRARLKAAGYVKRELWILPEHAAALRGIEKALRQPHGGQQVRTEDFMTEHKHWTIESLHSALQALDEVREGSIGLSLPQGAEPSLKLEMRDLDGLPIYIAVAGEQILVDTLLVAASQVKDHAAFNDAVLRTRDVFPLSSIGLHTLPSGESVYTMFGALSAASSLDNIVQEIHTLAENVINAADDFGVYFAH
- a CDS encoding glutathionylspermidine synthase family protein, whose translation is MRRISIEERPDWRATAEREGFTFHTIDGERYWDERGYYQFSEAQVSRDLEAPTQALHAMCLDAVERIVDSEALMTRLAIPPAFFDLVRRSWKERQRHLYGRFDFSYDGSGPAKLIEANYDTPTSLYEAAAFQLIWLEEQIQRGVLAPHTSQFNTLAEDLVKAFAAFEREGTFYFSAIGGSAEDRGTTDFLRKMAEHVGIATRHIDLEDIGLDGAGRFVDLEGRPIPRLFKLHAWEHIFHEDFGRAIAGCDTQFIEPAWKSLISNKGILPLLWEWHEGHPNLLPAYLDQDPRSPVPKGWVRKPYFSREGANVDIRTPDDQRVFEDGPYDDAPYILQAFAPLPKFGDSYTLIGSWVIGDLASGIGIREDDSLITKDSSRFLPHVVLD
- a CDS encoding DUF350 domain-containing protein encodes the protein MLEALRMSLNAEAVIGFILYISVALVLFWVFQFIYTHLTPHREFALIRDNNSAAAIALGGALIGFSLPASNIIAYSVSLLDFVVWVVIAAAVQLLAFGITSLVLKGLAGRIAKGEMAAAIYAAAVAISVGFLNSACMTPSV
- a CDS encoding DUF1190 domain-containing protein, whose product is MRRSSVKLVLASSLPLALTACSAPEETYTVSKRTNYTTVQACVDDKVPVDVCSDAYMQALADHRRIAPTYGDKAACEADFVPDYCQVTSDGRYMPRLGGFELAVSGEVSQSQVDAARAQIQNSGQGGSGGSNVNGLLTGLLLGQVLSGGNRQYYSQPVYQYRDSRGDYRNSTLGQQVDQGKRFERSDQAQSSGTGSYTYSGGSSSRSYTSKSSTRSSVSSSTSRGGFGSQATARSGWGGKSSGGFSFGG
- a CDS encoding PspA/IM30 family protein, producing MSLLKKIVTALRGGASEVGEAIVDSQALRILDQEIRDADNNLIDARNQLVKIMAKHKTAQQRIEEFNKTIGDWEQKAIAALDKGEEGLAHECAARIADLSNQRDSEQALADQFGASVKTLTDTVNKTESQIKGLKQQVDLIKARESVQRAQVSAASATGGANGSLETAVGSLDRIKKRQSERAAELEAAAELAGKADGSDLEARLKAAGIGGSNSGADDVLARLKAKAAKPE